A region from the Branchiostoma lanceolatum isolate klBraLanc5 chromosome 2, klBraLanc5.hap2, whole genome shotgun sequence genome encodes:
- the LOC136426930 gene encoding galanin receptor type 1-like — MDVFSGNVSLQNDTSLSNGTESASDTMGISWEYYIPPVIFSLIFVVGVTGNTLVLYVVAFFKKIRTVTTCYLVNLAVTDLAFLLCCVPFTAVNYLTTSYVFNEAMCKFVNYMMQVTVQATCLSLALLSLDRYCAILHPIWSLSFRRKRVAIIGSIIVWIASFIMASPTALFYRVKTYSLNGESVEICRPNYPSEAWALGFRIYSMLFIYFIPLLIFLFTGSAIVYRLYNRFQSSTRQSGARTKKNKKTTCLVFGVVVVFAACWFPNHAINLWFMLNSTKDVSATMYWIKVAALILTYVNSACNPFIYAMVGDDFRSCVMSIFFDTKEKQNAIKRTHPKTPKHTTSSLSAEPPLVVPTEETKSMCSLYRDDDDDDDDDDDDDDDDDDDDDDDDDDDDDDDDDDDDDDNFLIDIITEGKIRYS; from the exons ATGGACGTCTTTTCCGGTAACGTGTCGTTACAGAACGATACCAGTCTTTCCAACGGAACGGAAAGTGCCTCCGACACAATGGGCATTTCCTGGGAGTACTACATCCCACCAGTTATCTTTTCCCTGATTTTCGTGGTGGGAGTTACAGGTAACACATTGGTTTTGTATGTGGTGGCCTTCTTCAAAAAGATACGAACTGTCACCACTTGCTATCTGGTCAACTTGGCGGTGACAGACCTCGCCTTCCTGCTGTGCTGCGTGCCCTTCACTGCGGTCAACTACTTGACGACATCTTACGTTTTCAATGAGGCCATGTGCAAGTTCGTCAACTACATGATGCAG GTGACCGTCCAGGCTACCTGTTTGAGCTTGGCCTTGCTCAGCCTTGACCGCTACTGTGCCATACTGCACCCCATCTGGTCCCTATCCTTCCGACGGAAACGAGTGGCCATCATCGGCAGTATCATCGTCTGGATCG CCTCGTTCATCATGGCTTCGCCAACAGCTCTGTTCTATCGCGTAAAAACCTACTCATTGAATGGTGAAAGTGTGGAGATCTGCCGCCCAAACTATCCTTCAGAGGCCTGGGCTCTAGGCTTCAGGATCTACTCGATGCTGTTTATCTACTTCATCCCATTGCTGATCTTCTTATTCACGGGCTCAGCCATTGTCTACCGCCTTTACAACCGTTTTCAGTCGAGCACGCGCCAGTCTGGCGCCCGGACGAAAAAG AACAAGAAAACTACATGCCTGGTGTTTGGGGTGGTGGTGGTCTTCGCAGCCTGCTGGTTTCCCAACCACGCCATCAACCTCTGGTTCATGCTGAATTCGACGAAGGACGTATCAGCAACAATGTACTGGATCAAG GTAGCTGCGCTGATCCTCACCTACGTCAACTCCGCCTGCAATCCCTTTATCTACGCCATGGTGGGGGACGACTTCCGTTCCTGTGTCATGAGCATCTTCTTCGACACCAAGGAGAAGCAAAATGCTATCAAGCGAACCCATCCAAAGACGCCCAAGCACACGACGTCATCTCTGAGCGCAGAGCCCCCTCTTGTAGTTCCTACAGAGGAGACGAAGA GTATGTGTTCTTTGTAccgggatgatgatgatgatgatgatgatgatgatgatgatgatgatgatgatgatgatgatgatgatgatgatgatgatgatgatgatgatgatgatgatgatgatgatgatgatgataattttttaATTGATATAATCACTGAAGGGAAAATAAGATACTCGTAA
- the LOC136427990 gene encoding kelch-like protein 24, producing MHNMNGTDNNTSLTAQQRLFYNTLAQFYETIDELETSKFDMTGKPKGKEGELNNLAPRDEFEYFDAAHAGVTLGSLNEQRREGSCTDTVVVTGSIEHHCHRSVLVANSNYFKAMFTSSMKEEHEGRVEIKEVESDVVSALLDFSYTGRLHITKGNAQSLLEAATLLQFDKVLEPCYTFMERNMDSYNCLGMNNVAESIGCQHLQETSKMFSLKNFADVAKGEEVVLLEKDDLVRYLSSDNLNARREEVVFLVGMRWLKHDLDNRRQYIHEVLSTVRFRFIRPNFLLDHVDTDDLVQNSSKCESMVEEFKRYHMLHLDWHDFAPNPQYKPRRCLASEVVVIVGGGERGGKQMWKNSDRVIAYNPLTKTSVKLLSLPSRPVMPSVVALRNDIYITGGKVDDVISNEVWKFESKVNLWMKMAPMKHRRYAHGSGVLDATIYVVGSKEDESKSAQGEGNEESSVLRTVEKYDSYINRWEDSAPLAKPVSSAAVIGYKRRLYVIGGNGSCKLIQRFTPRSNQWDIVESSMVSNRCAPAVVLGGLIYVLGGGSRRVVVYDPETEKVSRVADMKFRRGFHGGAVVEGKIYVTGGVATGDTAAHDTIECYDPKTDTWSISGKMIGPLSMHGCVSICR from the exons ATGCACAACATGAATGGGACTGACAACAACACGTCCCTAACTGCACAGCAGCGTTTATTCTACAACACGCTTGCTCAATTTTACGAGACAATTGATGAGCTAGAAACGTCAAAATTCGATATGACGGGAAAACCCAAAGGAAAGGAAGGCGAATTGAACAACCTGGCACCAAGGGACGAGTTCGAATATTTCGATGCGGCTCACGCAGGTGTGACTCTCGGCAGTCTGAACGAGCAGCGCCGGGAGGGATCGTGCACCGACACGGTGGTTGTGACGGGGTCGATTGAGCATCACTGCCATAGGAGTGTTCTGGTGGCTAACAGCAATTATTTCAAAG CCATGTTTACGAGTAGCATGAAAGAGGAACACGAGGGAAGGGTTGAGATAAAGGAGGTGGAAAGTGACGTCGTGTCAGCGTTGTTAGACTTCAGCTACACGGGAAGACTTCACATCACAAAGGGCAACGCACAGTCGCTCCTCGAAGCTGCGACCTTGCTGCAATTCGACAAG GTGCTAGAACCATGTTACACCTTCATGGAGAGGAACATGGATTCGTACAACTGTCTTGGTATGAACAACGTCGCCGAGTCCATCGGGTGTCAACACCTGCAGGAAAC ATccaaaatgttttcattgaaGAATTTCGCCGACGTAGCTAAGGGTGAGGAGGTGGTCCTCCTTGAGAAAGACGACCTTGTGCGCTACCTGTCTAGCGACAACCTGAACGCGAGACGTGAAGAGGTCGTGTTTTTGGTCGGGATGAGGTGGCTGAAACATGACCTTGACAACAGGAGGCAATATATTCATGAG GTCCTCTCTACCGTGCGTTTCCGGTTTATCAGGCCCAACTTCCTGTTGGATCACGTGGACACAGATGACCTGGTTCAAAACTCCTCCAAGTGTGAGTCCATGGTAGAGGAGTTCAAACGGTACCACATGCTACATCTGGACTGGCACGACTTCGCACCGAACCCGCAGTACAAACCCAGAAGGTGCCTGGCGTCAGAGGTGGTCGTCATAGTCGGAGGGG GTGAGAGAGGTGGGAAGCAGATGTGGAAGAATAGTGACCGTGTGATAGCCTACAATCCGCTTACGAAAACGTCTGTGAAACTGCTGAGTCTGCCATCTCGGCCGGTCATGCCCTCTGTCGTCGCCCTGCGGAACGACATCTACATCACAGGAGGAAAagttgatgacgtaatcagtaaTGAGGTGTGGAAGTTCGAGTCAAAGGTCAACCTGTGGATGAAAATGGCGCCCATGAAACACCGGAG ATACGCACATGGCTCTGGGGTTTTGGATGCAACGATTTATGTGGTTGGAAGTAAAGAAGACGAATCTAAGAGCGCCCAAGGAGAAGGAAACGAAGAGTCGTCAGTGCTACGAACGGTGGAGAAATACGATTCCTATATCAATCGTTGGGAGGACTCAGCGCCCCTAGCGAAACCTGTCAGCTCTGCAGCTGTGATAGGCTACAAG AGGAGACTTTACGTTATTGGAGGGAACGGTTCCTGTAAGTTGATCCAGAGGTTTACTCCAAGGAGTAATCAATGGGATATCGTGGAGTCGTCTATGGTCAGCAACCGTTGTGCGCCCGCAGTCGTGTTGGGCGGACTGATCTACGTGCTCGGGGGCGGGTCCCGGAGGGTAGTGGTGTACGATCCGGAAACAGAGAAG GTAAGCCGTGTGGCTGACATGAAGTTCCGACGCGGTTTTCATGGCGGCGCTGTTGTGGAGGGGAAGATTTACGTCACAGGGGGCGTGGCCACAGGCGACACCGCTGCGCATGACACCATCGAGTGTTACGATCCTAAAACTGACACTTGGTCCATTTCTGGGAAAATGATTGGACCGTTATCAATGCATGGATGTGTGTCAATCTGCCGTTAG
- the LOC136426929 gene encoding prokineticin Bm8-d-like — protein sequence MSLKKAIVLVLVINAVVQSFTFGLVLTGVCTGDAVCRVEWGNNHCCALWNQGSAMTVCKPLGAPGEQCHLASNRTPYPTENRRRFWRCPCRNGLRCTRSSSDSQVGVCRRT from the exons ATGTCCTTAAAAAAGGCAATTGTTTTAGTGCTGGTAATCAACGCTGTAGTGCAGAGTTTTACGTTTGGACTGGTGTTGACTGGG GTGTGTACAGGAGACGCAGTGTGccgggtggagtggggaaacaACCACTGCTGCGCCTTGTGGAACCAGGGATCTGCCATGACGGTCTGCAAGCCTCTGGGTGCGCCTGGAGAGCAGTGCCATCTGGCGTCGAACCGGACACCCTACCCGACGGAGAACAGGCGGCGGTTCTGGCGATGTCCGTGCCGGAACGGTTTACGCTGCACACGGTCAAGCTCGGACAGTCAAGTCGGCGTCTGCCGTCGTACGTAA